One Physeter macrocephalus isolate SW-GA chromosome 10, ASM283717v5, whole genome shotgun sequence DNA window includes the following coding sequences:
- the TAGAP gene encoding T-cell activation Rho GTPase-activating protein, which translates to MKLTSSCHASKTLNASNMEALIECRSEGDIKEHPLLASCESEDSLRQLIEIKKRKKVLNWLFLMRRLSSSSDFSGASEPELKSSLFDQPLSAICSDNDTLPRPIQDILTILCLKGPSTEGIFRKAANEKARKELKEELNSGGVVDLKSLPVHLLAVVFKDFLRSIPLKLLSCDLFEEWMGALEKRREEDRIEALKQVADKLPQPNHLLLKHLVSVLHVISKNSEVNRMDASNLAICIGPNVLSPENEQNLSFEARRDLNDKVKTLVEFLIDNCFEIFGENMPGHPRIASDDSLEHTDSSDVSTLQNDSAYDSNDPDPDAEPSAVGSLSRWPPGSSDPATGLEPRGPPHRWEPVLSSAPRLKGSLGQPDRRYSDPSTLVSLRECLEGRKANPKLTRSEDDFTAAQAAPRFAREEAEDPFPEEVFPAAEGKTQRPRDPRVQSPAQGLVSPCTLAPKAASSGSLDVLSDSSPLASPSSPKRNFFTRHQSFTKTEKSKPDREIKKHSMSFSFASHQKVLTKTRSSAVAAKSKGWARDQVKKGPKKESQLAGRIIQENLPDTHGQSAVDFNSGAHSLSVENTFQLVDQKSPGGPPSYEEAVRHQALELAAYGSRTVDSMRARMLSLDARLPPPLPAHHGGDSRNICSQEPLEGPRLWPRTESWKQSRTACAPIDMTGQVTVTRRPELQRPRTASESHQKNKQALLARRCSQPIFDADQFRRAKESYI; encoded by the exons ATGAAGTTGACAAGCAGCTGCCATGCT tcAAAAACACTAAATGCCAGTAATATGGAGGCATTAATTGAATGTCGATCAGAG ggTGACATCAAGGAACATCCTCTGTTGGCATCATGTGAGAGCGAAGATAGTCTCCGCCAGCTAATTG aaattaagaagagaaagaaggtgtTGAACTGGCTCTTTCTCATGAGAAGGCTTTCTTCTTCATCAGATTTTTCTGGGGCTTCAGAGCCAGAACTGAAGTCATCCCTATTCGATCAGCCCTTGTCAGCTATCTGCAGTGACAACGACACACTCCCCAGACCCATTCAG GATATTCTCACCATACTATGCCTTAAAGGCCCGTCCACTGAAGGAATATTCAGGAAAGCAGCCAACGAGAAAGCCCGTAAAGAGCTTAAGGAAGAGCTCAACTCCGGAGGCGTGGTGGATCTGAAAAGTCTCCCCGTGCACCTCTTGGCGGTGGTCTTCAAG gACTTCCTCAGAAGTATCCCACTGAAGCTCCTGTCCTGCGACCTGTTTGAGGAGTGGATGGGCGCCCTGGAGAAGCGGAGAGAGGAGGACAGGATCGAGGCCCTGAAGCA GGTTGCAGATAAGCTCCCGCAGCCCAACCACCTGCTGCTCAAGCACCTGGTCTCCGTGCTCCATGTGATCAGCAAGAACTCTGAGGTCAACAGGATGGATGCCAGCAATCTCGCCATCTGCATCGGGCCCAATGTGCTGAGCCCGGAGAATGAGCAAAACCTGTCATTCGAAGCCCGGAGAGACCTGAATGATAAG GTTAAGACGCTGGTGGAATTCCTCATCGATAACTGCTTTGAAATATTTGGGGAGAACATGCCAGGACATCCCAGAATTGCTTCTGATGACTCCTTGGAACACACTGACAGTTCAG ACGTGTCGACCCTGCAGAACGACTCGGCCTATGACAGCAACGACCCCGACCCCGACGCGGAGCCCAGCGCCGTGGGGTCCCTGAGCAGGTGGCCCCCAGGGTCCTCGGACCCGGCTACCGGCCTGGAGCCCAGAGGCCCGCCGCACCGTTGGGAGCCTGTCCTCAGCAGTGCGCCCAGACTGAAAGGCTCCCTCGGGCAACCAGACAGGAGGTACTCGGACCCCAGCACGTTGGTATCCTTGCGGGAGTGCCTCGAGGGCAGGAAAGCAAACCCGAAACTCACGCGAAGTGAGGATGACTTCACCGCGGCCCAGGCGGCCCCTCGTTTTGCAAGGGAGGAAGCTGAGGACCCGTTTCCAGAGGAGGTGTTTCCTGCAGCGGAAGGCAAAACCCAGAGGCCACGTGACCCGAGGGTGCAGAGCCCGGCTCAGGGTTTGGTGTCACCGTGCACACTGGCCCCCAAAGCCGCCTCCAGTGGCTCCCTGGACGTGCTCTCCGACAGCTCGCCCCTGGCCTCTCCTTCCAGTCCCAAGAGAAATTTCTTCACCAGACACCAGTCTTTCACAAAGACTGAGAAAAGTAAGCccgacagagaaataaaaaaacactccATGTCATTCTCCTTTGCCTCTCACCAAAAGGTGTTAACCAAAACCCGCAGCTCTGCTGTGGCTGCAAAATCCAAGGGCTGGGCCAGAGACCAAGTAAAGAAAGGTCCTAAAAAAGAAAGCCAGCTTGCCGGCCGAATCATCCAAGAAAACTTGCCTGACACCCACGGCCAATCAGCTGTGGACTTTAACTCGGGGGCCCACTCCCTCTCGGTGGAGAACACGTTCCAGCTGGTGGATCAGAAGAGCCCTGGCGGCCCCCCCTCTTACGAGGAGGCCGTTCGGCACCAGGCCTTGGAGCTCGCCGCCTACGGGAGCCGGACAGTTGACAGCATGCGGGCCAGGATGCTGAGCCTGGACGCCCggctcccacctcctctccctgcccaccacGGAGGGGACTCAAGAAATATATGCAGCCAGGAGCCACTGGAGGGGCCCCGACTGTGGCCCAGGACTGAGAGCTGGAAGCAGAGCAGGACCGCCTGTGCTCCTATAGACATGACAGGACAGGTGACTGTCACCAGAAGACCTGAGCTGCAGCGGCCGAGAACAGCGTCTGAGTCTCACCAGAAGAACAAGCAGGCCCTCCTGGCCCGGCGGTGTAGTCAGCCCATCTTTGATGCTGATCAGTTCCGACGCGCTAAGGAATCCTACATCTAG